TCAACCAATTCTTCGCGGGTGTGATCGTTTCTGCGTGCCATACTTTTTTGTGCCATTCCCATTTATGTAACTAAACAAGATCTATAAAATGAACATTGTTCATTATTCTATGTGGAGCCCCAAAAAGGTCAAGAACAATGCGTGCTATTTTGTCGTAATGTGGGCTTTGCAATATTTCGATACATACAAGCTTGCACAAAGGATATAAATGTAAGGGATATCCATATACTATGCGGTAATATAAAGTTGGATTTTTATAATATTTAGTCTAATAAAAATAGTTTTGTGAGACAAACAAAAGGGAAAAAATGAAACGTATCTTAGCTATGGTCGCACTCATCATGTTTACCGTGACCACGTCACCGACTGCCGAAGCCAAGCGATTTGGTGGTGGTAAGTCTTTCGGTAAGATGTTCAAGACAGCACCCGCGACAAACAAGAGTCAGACCAACACAAGTTCTGTCAAAAAAGATCAGACACAGAGTCCCGTTGGCGGCAAACGTGGTTTAATGGGTGGTTTGATGGGCGGTCTTCTTGCTGGTGGTCTATTAGCTGCATTCTTTGGTGGCGCATTTGAGGGTATCCAGTTTATGGATATCCTTATCATAGGGTTGGTCGCGTTCTTTGTCTTTAAGTTTTTACGTGCCATGTTGGGCGCAAAAGCTGGAAGCATGAATCAGCAAGTGTACTCTGGCGCTGACAATCACTACCAAAAAGAACAGCCTATTCATCAGAGTTTTGAACAAGCTCAACCTGCGACGGGTTTCGGGTCTGCAGGGCACAGCGATGTTCCGCATAATTACCCACCGGGATTTGATCAGGCAGCGTTTATTAATGGGTCTCGTGAGCATTATCGTATTCTTCAAGGTGCTTGGAATCATAATGAACTGAATACAATTGAAGAGTACGTGTCTTCAAGTTTGTTTGATGATTTGAAGTCGGAGAGAGCAAAACTTGAGGGTGATCAGCATACGGATGTTATGTATGTAGACGCGGAAATTGTTCGTGTAAATTACGATGCCTCTAAAGCGCAGCTTAGCCTTCAGTTCAGTGGTCGGTATCGGGACTCAGTGGAAGCGATTGAAGAAGATATCACGGATATTTGGCATTTAGAGCGCGATTTAACCGTAGATAATGCACCATGGCTTATCGTCGGTATACAAGCATAAAGTAACCTGATACCAATTTGACTAATTAACGTATCTGGTATTACTGCCAGTGACAAAAAAAGAAACCCCCGAAGATTGTCTTTGGGGGTTTTTATTTGTAGCGAAGACTACGCTTTTTCAGCTTGAATGACTTTCTCAGCTTGATCAGCTTGGTCAGCCTGAATCGCCGTTAGTGCGATGGTGTAAACGATGTCGTCTACTAGTGCACCACGAGACAAGTCATTGACTGGTTTACGCATGCCTTGAAGCATTGGACCGATAGACACTAGGTCAGCAGAACGCTGTACAGCCTTGTAAGTTGTGTTACCAGTATTGAGGTCTGGGAATACAAATACAGTTGCTTTACCTGCGACAGGAGAATCTGGCGCTTTAGAAGCGGCGACATTTTCCATGATTGCAGCGTCATACTGAAGTGGACCATCAATAACGAGGTCAGGACGTTTCGCCTGAGCCAGTTTGGTTGCTTCACGAACTTTATCTACATCTGCGCCTTTGCCAGATTCACCCGTTGAGTATGAAATCATAGCAACGCGAGGGTCAATACCAAATGCCCTAGCAGAATCGGCAGATTGAATCGCAATTTCAGCCAGTTGCTCAGCGGTAGGATCTGGGTTAATCGCACAGTCACCATAAACCAATACCTGATCAGGCAGCAGCATAAAGAATACGGAAGACACGATAGAAGCATCTGGTGCGGTTTTGATTATCTGGAATGGAGGAACAATGGTGTTCGCTGTTGTGTGTACAGCGCCAGATACAAGGCCATCAACTTCGTTGTTCTCTAGCATCATCGTGCCCAAGAATACAGAGTCTTCCAGTTTTGCTCGTGCAACAACTTCGGTCATGCCTTTCTTAGAACGCAATTCTACAAGACGAGCAACGTATTTTTCGCGTACAGCGTCTGTGTCGATAATCTCAACACCGGCACCAAGTTCTACACCTTGTTGTTCAGCAACGTGACGGATCTCTTTAGGGTTACCAAGAAGTACGCAAGTTGCGATGCCACGTTCAGCACAAATAGCCGCTGCTTTTACTGTACGTGGTTCATCACCTTCAGGAAGAACGATACGCTTGGCGGCGCGGCGTGCAAATTCTGTCAGCTGATAACGGAATGCTGGTGGACTTAGGCGACGAATACCCTGAGTACCTTCAGTCAACGAATCAATCCAAGGCCCATCAATGTGGCTTGCAACGTGCTCATTTACAAATTCAATACGATCTTTATCATCTGCTGGAACTTCTAAGCTAAAGCTTTGTAGGTTCAACGATGTTTGCCATGTATTACCTTGTGCTTTAAAAATTGGCAGGCCAGTATCAAATGCGCGTCGACAGAGCTTAACGATTTGTTCTGGTAGGTCATAGCCGCCAGTCAGTAGTAAAGCACCAATCTCAACACCATTCATTGCAGCAAGCGCAGCCGCAACGATAACATCGGGTCTATCGGCGGACGTGACGAGTAATGAACCGGGTTTAAAGTGTTCAATCATATGTGGAACTGAACGGGCACAGAAAGTTATGCTCTTGATACGACGATTGTACATATCACCTTCGTGTACGATCTCAGCATCAAGATGCTTCGCCATATCGATAGCACGAGTGGCAATAAGATCAATGCTCCAAGGAACGCAACCTAAAACACGAATTGGGCTGGTGCTGATTATCTCCATCGTTTTGATGTTTGCTTGCTTAGCCGCATCTGCTTCATCAAAAATTTCTGAAAGGTCAGGGCGGGTTCGGCCTGCATCATCGACAGGAGCATTAAGTTTATTAACGATAACACCAGAGATACTCTTGTTCTTCGTACCACCAAAGTTAGAAACCGCTAATTCAATACGCTCTCTAAGTTGAGATGCATTGTATGTGCCTGGAGTGGCAACAAATACAATCTCTGCACCAAGTGTTTTTGCAACTTCTTGGTTTACTTGGTTCGCAAATGGGTGTTTGCGAGTAGGAACTAACCCTTCAATCAAGATAACATCAGCATCACTTAAGTCATTGTAACGACCCACGATCGTTTCAAGTAAAACGTCCATCTTTTCGTTACCGATAAGAGACTCAGCATCATGCATAGGGATCGGCTGAGACGTTTGGACATTGCTGTTAGCATTGATAATTGATGACGTTAGGTCGGGTTGGTTACCACCGTGACGTGGTTGAGCAATCGGCTTAAAGAACGCAACATTTACACCTTTACGCTCCATTGTGCGGATGACACCTAAGCTAACACTGGTAAGACCTACTCCAGCGCTAATAGGTACAAGCATAATAGTACGGGACATTCGTAGAATACCTCTGATTTTAAGAGAAAAGGCTCAGCAATTATCTATCATTTTAGCGAGAAACGCATTCGGTCGATATTTTCTGAGGCCCAGATCAAAACTGGCTAACGTTTGTTAGCCAGTTCAATTTTTTAAAGACCTGCTAATCGCGCAGTGTCTTCAGCAATAATTAACTCTTCATTTGTAGAGATGACCATCGCAGGAATACGGCTTTCTTCAGTAGTGATAACCCCTTCGCCGCCAAAGCGTGCTTTAAGGTTTTTCTCGCTATCTACTTCAATACCAAATACGCCTAGACGGTTTAGGACGAGTTCACGTATTGGGCTAGAGTTCTCACCTATGCCACCAGTAAAGACGATTGCGTCCAAACGGCCATCAAGTGTTGCAGTGTAACTTGCAATGTATTTCGCTAGACGATGACAGAACACACCCATGGCGCGTGCAGCATCTGCTTTTTCTAAATAGTTGTCTTCAACATAGCGGCAGTCAGACGTCACTTGTGTTAGGCCTTGTAGGCCAGACTCTTTCGTTAGCATCGTATTGATTTTATCTAAAGAGTAACCAAGTGTGTCATGCAAGTGGAAAATGATCGCAGGGTCGATATCGCCACAACGTGTGCCCATTACAAGGCCTTCAAGAGGAGTAAGTCCCATAGACGTATCTACTGACTTACCATCTTTGATGGCACACACAGATGCGCCGTTGCCTAGGTGACAGTTGATGATGTTAAGTTCACTGGCTGGCTTGCCTAAACGTTCGGCAGCTTCGCGAGCGATATATAGGTGTGATGTTCCGTGCATACCATAACGACGGATACTATGTTCTGTATAAAGGTCATAAGGCAATGCATATAGAAATGCTTCTTCAGGCATTGTCTGGTGGTAAGCCGTATCGAATACGACTGACATTGGTAGTGCAGGGAATGCTTTCTGCGCCGCTTTAATACCTACGATTGCCGCAGGGTTATGAAGAGGAGCAAGGGCTGAACAATCTTCAATACCTTGGGTAACTGAATCGTCAACCAATACAGACTTCGTAAACTTCTCACCACCATGAACAACACGGTGGCCAATAGCACCTAAAGCGTCAGAAAGTTCTGGTTTAGAAGCAAGAATAGTGTCTACGATAAATGAAAGTGCTTCATCGTGTGCTGCACAATCGCCAAGTTGAGCTTCGTGCTTACCGTCTAACTTCCATTTAATACGAGCTTCTGGAAGATGAAGGCATTCTGCAAGGCCGGTTAAATGCTCGTTACCATTATCGGCATCAACGATAGCAAATTTAAGAGAAGAACTACCGCAGTTTAAAACTAAAACTAGCTTAGACATGAGTGACTACCTGTTAATCATCTGAAAATATCAGTTTGGTTGAAAATTAATCTCAAGGATAGCGGACTCGTTTGGTCATGCACTATCTTTGGTCAAAAAAACGTCATTATCCATAAATAAAGGCATGGTCAAACTTTTGTGACCATGCAAGCATTCCTTGCTATGCAACGTCATAAATTTGCCTATTTTGTAAATTAGAGCAACAATGACATTGAGGGTGCGCAAAGGATAGCGATAATAGCCTAAGATAACAAAAAAAATTCGAGCAATTTTTAATTTTAGTCAATGTTTTTACAAATTATGTTGAATAATTCAAATATTTTTTAGCGCGAGGTCGAAATGAATACGAAACCTGGACTAATCCATAGCCTAAGAAGCGGGCAAAAATATATGGATATCTGGCCGATGCGAAAGGAGTTATCGCCCATTTTTCCAGAACACCGCATTATTAAAGCGACACGCTTTGGTATTAAAGTGATGCCGGCGGTAGCGATGATCAGCCTACTTATGCAGTTGAGCTTTCAAAACATGCAAGCAATGCCACAGGCCGTTGTTGTCGCACTATTTGCGATCAGTTTACCTTTACAAGGTATATGGTGGTTAGGTAATCGCTCCAATACCAAACTTCCACCAGCACTTGCAGGATGGTATCGAGAGCTTCATCAAAAAATTCAAGAGTCGGGGTTCGCATTAGAACCTGTCAAGGCTAAGCCCCGTTATAAAGAACTTGCCGTACTTTTAAATCGTGCATTTAGGCAACTGGACAAGACAGCACTTGAGCGTTGGTTTTAAATATCGAGTAGCGCGGCGCGTATTTAAAAGTAAACAAGCTTTCCTTTCGAAGCTTGAGTGCGTCGCTTCTCCAAGCTAGAGGAAGATGATTGACATATGTGATTGAAATAACAAATGTGCGAAAACTCAAAACTCAAAACTCAAAACTCAAAACTCAAAACTCAAAACTCAAAACTCAAAACTCAAAACTCAAAACTCAAAACTCAAAACTCAAAACTCAAAACTCTCATTTCTATTAATTAGCTCAATAAATAAAAACTCTTCTTCCATTCCTGCCTTGTAACTGGTAAAAATGTTTACGTAGCGTAAAGAAATACGTACAAGTTAAAAAATAAAAAAATTCAAGTACGACATTGAAACAAATAAATTGCTAATCAAGGAGTTAAGATGAAGGCAAGTCAAATTATTGCTACTGCGGTTATTACCGGAGCAGCGCTACTCGCTTCTACAGGTGTTATTGCGAAAACAGCTAGAATTGCTGTTTCTCAAATTGTTGAGCATCCAGCACTGGATGCCACTCGCCAAGGTCTTTTGGATGGACTAAAAGCGAAAGGGTATAAAGAAGGAAAAAATCTCGAGTTCGATTTTAAAACGGCGCAAGGTAACCCAGCTATTGCGGTTCAAATTGCTCGCCAATTTGTTGGTGATCGTCCAGATGTATTAGTTGGTATTGCGACGCCATCGGCTCAAGCGCTTGCAGCGGCAACGCGTGATCTTCCCATCGTATTTACAGCGGTGACGGATCCGGTTGGTGCCAAACTCGTAAGCAACGAAGAAAAACCAGGTAAAAATATTACTGGCCTTTCTGACCTGTCTCCAATTGCACAACACGTAGCATTAATCAAAGAATTGCTTCCAAATGCGAAAACAGTCGGTGTGGTTTATAATCCCGGTGAATCTAACTCTGTAAGCTTAATGAAATTGCTAAAAGAAAGTCTAGAGGCAAATGGGCTAGAGCTTGTAGAAGCAACGGCACTTAAGAGTGCAGATGTGCAGAGTGCGACTCAAGCTATCTCGGCTAAATCTGACGTTCTTTATGCGATGATTGATAATACAGTAGCAAGTGCTATTGAAGGCATGACGATTGCGGCTAATCAAGCGAACACGCCAGTATTTGGCGCAACAACAACTTATATTGAAGGCGGTGCTTTCGCAGCGTTAGGTTTCGACTACTACCAAATTGGTGTGCAAACGGCGGATTATGTTGTTGCCATTCTTGAAGGTGCAAAGCCGGGTGACCTTCCAGTGAAAGTTGCTAAAGGTTCTGACCTTATCGTGAATAAAACAGCAGCGGATAAACTTGGTATTACTATTCCACAAACTGTTCTAGACCGCGCGACGGAAATTAAGTAAACCCTACCACAACACATTCTTGATGTTGTGAAGGTTAAGAAATACCTCTCGGCCAATCAATGCAAGGTTGGTCGAGAGTTTTTATACTAACGAAGAACGATAACGTTAGTATAAGCAGAGAAGGAGTATGTATGTCTGCTTTTGCATTTTTTGGAGCACTAGAAATAGGGCTTATTTATGGTCTCGTTGCGTTAGGCGTTTATCTTACGTTTAGGGTACTAGACTTTCCTGATCTTACTGTGGATGGTAGTTTCCCTATGGGGGCTGCTGTGGCCGCGACAGGTATTGTTGCAGGACTAGACCCTTGGCTTTCTACATTTCTGGCCGTCATCGCGGCAAGTGCAACAGGGTGGGTGACGGCATTTTTAGCCGTACGCTGCGGTATTTTGCATCTGTTGGCTTCTATACTGACCATGATTGCAGCCTTCTCCATTAATATTCGAATAATGGGTCGACCAAACATCGCACTTTTGGGCTCGGATACTATTCTGACACCATTCGAAGCGTACGGGGACTCGATGTACATCCGACCTCTATTGGTTGGCACCTTGGTCCTTTTATCCGCTTGGTTTGTGGTTCGCCTTTTAAATAGTGATTTTGGTTTGGGGTTACGCGCAACCGGTGTGAATGCTCGTATGGTTAAAGCTCAGGGCGGAAGCACGGCTTTCTACACCTATTTCTGTTTAGCATTATCAAACGGCTTTGTGGGGTTTGCTGGCGCGTTATTTGCCCAAACCAACAGCTTTGCTGATGTAACTTCGGGTACAGGGACGATTGTTGTCGGGTTAGCGGCCGTTATTCTTGGGCAGACACTGATCCCAGGAAGAAAAATCTGGATAGCGGTCACGGCCGTCATTGTCGGTTCAGTTTTGTATCGACTTGCCGTCGCATTTGCGTTGAGTTCAGGTATGTTTGGCTTGCAAGCTTCTGACTTGAATTTAGTCACGGCAGTATTAGTCGCGGCAGCGTTGATCGCACCAAAAGTGAAAGGAAATCTAAAGGCAAAAAAGGCGCTAACGCCAACTGAGGGCGTTGCAGCACCCAAGCCAGACAAAGAATCAGGAGATGTCGTATGATTCATTTAGAAGATATTCAGGTTACCTTTAACCCTGGAACCGTTTTAGAAAACAAAGCGTTGAGAAGTGTCTCAGTTCAAGTGCCAGAACATCAGTTTTTGACGGTCATTGGCTCAAACGGTGCAGGAAAATCTACCTTGTTGGGTGCCGTTACGGGTGAAACACCAATGGTTGGCGGAAAGGTTCGTATCGATGATCTCGACGTGACTCGTCAATCCGTTGACCAACGAGCGAGCCAATGCGCGCGTGTATTTCAGGACCCACTTGCAGGCACCTGCGGTGATCTTACGATTGAAGAAAACATGGCTCTGGCTTATATGCGAGGAAAGCGCAGAGGATGGCATCATTCTATATCGTCTAAGCGTAAAAAAATATTCCAAGAACGTATTAGCATTTTAGGCCTAGGCCTAGAAGACAGGTTAAGCGATAACATTGGTTTGCTTTCCGGGGGGCAGCGTCAAGCGGTTAGCCTTGTGATGGCAACCCTTTCTGATAGCAAATTATTGTTGCTCGACGAGCACACCGCGGCGTTAGACCCAAGAATGGCGGCATTTGTTCTCGACCTAACCAAAAAAGTAGTGAAAGAATTTAACCTAACCGTCATGATGGTTACGCACTCAATGAAAGATGCATTAGCGTGTGGCGACAGAACCATTATGCTGCACCAAGGCAAGATTGTATTGGATGTCGAAGGCGTTCAACGGGCGAACATGGCCGTACCAGATTTATTGGAGATGTTCTCTAAAGTGCGGGGAGAAGAGTTGACAGATGACAGCTTATTGTTGAGCTGATTTCTTAGATTCGGCATGATTGGTATAAGTAGACTTATAGCCTAATTAAACTGGTAGCTACGCCCTTGTTCTCACCCCTAAAAATGTGATCCCTCTTCTTCTGAAGGGGGATTTTTCAATACGGTTAATGGTCTAGACTGGCATCAAATCTCCAATGCTGAGTTAGACTATGAATCCCCCCTATTTATGCCACGTTCAAACGACGGACGGGTTGCTTTTCAAAAACGGATTACCGTTCAAAAATAGTGCACTGGTTGTCACCCTAAAAACAGAAGATCTTCTATTCGATAAGGTCCAGGTTCGTCACGAACCGGATAACGAAGAATCTCTGGTTGAAATGAAGCCAGTGGGAAAAGAGGGGCGCTTGGCCTTATGGCAGGCCTCTATTCCAATCAATAGTGACCGAGACACGACCCACTATGTGTTCAAGTTAATCTTGGGTAACAATCAATTTTGGTTGGATGCAAGAGGGGGTCAAAGCCGGATCCCAAGCAAAGAATACCACTTCAAATATAACGTGAACCATCAACCCCCGGAGTGGGTATCCGAACAAATATTTTATCAAATATTTCCCGACCGTTTTTGTAATGGTAACCCGAAAATAAGCGTAAAAAGTGGTGACTATCAAATCCGAGGTGGGACGGTAGATGTGGTCGCGAAAACGTGGGGCAGTGAGATAGGGCGCTATCAGCGCGCTTCTAGCGTTGAGTTTTATGGTGGCGATTTGCAAGGAATAAAAGATAAATTGGATTACCTGCAAGACCTCGGGGTGACCTCGCTTTATCTCAATCCAATATTTCAATCAAATAGTAACCACAAATACGACACGACAGATTACCTGAACGTTGATCCTCATCTAGGAACTAATCAGGATTTTGCCGACTTAAGTAAGGATGTTCATAATAGGGGTATGAACATCGTCCTAGATGCGGTATTCAATCACACATCTGAAGAACACCCTTGGTTTGACAAAAATGGCAAGTACGACGTTGGTGCCTACCACAACGTCGATTCTCCGTATCGACATTTCTATCTATTTGATGGTGAAACAACAAGTTACCTTGGTTGGAAAGGGGTGGCGACACTACCAGTACTGAACTTCGAAAATGAAGAGGTCAGAAGCTACATTTATCAATCTGAACAGTCGGTGATTAAACACTGGTTGCGCGCCCCTTATGCGATAGATGGGTGGCGATTTGATGTGATTCATATGCTTGGTGAAGGCGATGGCGCAAAGAATAACGAATACTACGTTCGTCAGTTTCGTGAAGCGGCTAAGTCTGTCTCTTCAGAGACCTACGTGTTAGGTGAGCATTTCTTTGAGGCAACACAGTGGCTTCAAGGGGATCAAGAAGATGGGTCGATGAATTACTTTGGCTTTGCTCATCCTATTCGAGCCTTGCTTGCCGGGTTAGATATCATCTACGATCCTATTTCATTGACGCCGTCCGGTTTTGCTCATTGGGTAAAAGAGGCGAATGCGAAGATACCTTGGGCCAATCAACTTACACAGCTCAATCAACTGGACAGCCATGATACGACACGTTTCTTAACCATGTTGAAAGGTGACGAGCAAAAGATGCGAATGGCAGCGGTTATGCTACTCACATTTGTTGGAACCCCATGCTTGTATTATGGAACAGAAGTGGGTTTAGAAGGCGAAATCGATCCAGATAACCGTCGGTGTTTTCCATGGGAACGCGTCGCAACGTCTAGCTGGTTACCATTCTATAAAGGACTGATTAATGCTCGTAAAGAGAATATAGAGTGGCAGAAAGGTGCATTTGAGATATTAAGCCACTCGAATGAGCATATCGTTTATGCGCGCACGCTTGGTGCAGAGGTTTCCATTGTTGCTCTGAGCTTTGCTGACAATGAGTGCACGATACCCGTTTGGAAATTGGGAATCGAAAACGCGAAAGCGCAGTGCTATTTTGACGATAACCCGCGCGCGATTAAACACGGCGAGTTTACGCTCTCTATGGTTCAGTGGCAGTGTGAAATAATAAAGGTGTCGTCGCTAACCTAATTCAGATTGGTACTTTTCGATACAAGAAATGATAGGAGAGGCGGTCTTAAAGGTTCTCACTTCTCTAAATAAGGTATCGGCTTGGTCATATTCATTGCGAAGATAACTGAGCCATTGTTTAACCCTATTTGGATAGTAGAGGCCTTTGTCGCCCTTCATTTCATACTGAGAATATTTGAGTAGTAGCGTCACTACCTCTTCCCATGACATTGGTTGATGATTGAATTTAACCACGTTGCCTAGATTAGGGATGTTAAATGCTCCACGGCATACCATCAGCGAATCTATACCGGTCGTTTCAATACAATCTTGACCGTCTTGATAGTTCCAGATCTCACCGTTAGCGATGATAGGGATCGTACTTCGTTCTTTGACTTGCTTAATGTAGTCCCATTTTATCTCACTGGCCTTATAGCCACCCATTTTGGTACGGGCATGAATGGTCACTTCGTTTGCGCCTGCTTGTTCAATAGCATCAACAATTTCAAAGCAATCCTCTGGGTTTTCCCAACCAAGCCGAATTTTGGCACTGACAGGAATGGTATTCGATACTGCCTCGCGACACGCCTTCACTATTTTATAGATCTGTTCTGGATCTTTGAGAAGTGCCGCGCCGCCTCTGCTTCGATTGACTAATCTAGCAGGGCAACCAAAATTTAGGTCAATGCCTCTTGCCCCCAAGCTTTCAGCTTGAACCGCATTTTCTGCCATCCAATTGGGTTCTTGGCCAAGTAACTGGATATGGATTGGAGTGCCAGATTTTGTCGATGAATCGGTTTCTAGTTCTGGACACAAGCGAGTAAATACGTGTTCAGGGAGTTTTCGATTAATAACACGAACAAACTCCGTAACGCAGAGATCATAATCATTGATATCTGTCAGCATCTCTCGCATTAAATGGTCTAGTACGCCCTCCATAGGGCCCAGAATTACACGCATATATCCAATTTACCGATAATAAATGAGCCGGCATTCTATCTGGTATTTACCCATACATCTACATAATCTAT
This portion of the Vibrio sp. VB16 genome encodes:
- a CDS encoding Tim44 domain-containing protein — its product is MKRILAMVALIMFTVTTSPTAEAKRFGGGKSFGKMFKTAPATNKSQTNTSSVKKDQTQSPVGGKRGLMGGLMGGLLAGGLLAAFFGGAFEGIQFMDILIIGLVAFFVFKFLRAMLGAKAGSMNQQVYSGADNHYQKEQPIHQSFEQAQPATGFGSAGHSDVPHNYPPGFDQAAFINGSREHYRILQGAWNHNELNTIEEYVSSSLFDDLKSERAKLEGDQHTDVMYVDAEIVRVNYDASKAQLSLQFSGRYRDSVEAIEEDITDIWHLERDLTVDNAPWLIVGIQA
- the pta gene encoding phosphate acetyltransferase produces the protein MSRTIMLVPISAGVGLTSVSLGVIRTMERKGVNVAFFKPIAQPRHGGNQPDLTSSIINANSNVQTSQPIPMHDAESLIGNEKMDVLLETIVGRYNDLSDADVILIEGLVPTRKHPFANQVNQEVAKTLGAEIVFVATPGTYNASQLRERIELAVSNFGGTKNKSISGVIVNKLNAPVDDAGRTRPDLSEIFDEADAAKQANIKTMEIISTSPIRVLGCVPWSIDLIATRAIDMAKHLDAEIVHEGDMYNRRIKSITFCARSVPHMIEHFKPGSLLVTSADRPDVIVAAALAAMNGVEIGALLLTGGYDLPEQIVKLCRRAFDTGLPIFKAQGNTWQTSLNLQSFSLEVPADDKDRIEFVNEHVASHIDGPWIDSLTEGTQGIRRLSPPAFRYQLTEFARRAAKRIVLPEGDEPRTVKAAAICAERGIATCVLLGNPKEIRHVAEQQGVELGAGVEIIDTDAVREKYVARLVELRSKKGMTEVVARAKLEDSVFLGTMMLENNEVDGLVSGAVHTTANTIVPPFQIIKTAPDASIVSSVFFMLLPDQVLVYGDCAINPDPTAEQLAEIAIQSADSARAFGIDPRVAMISYSTGESGKGADVDKVREATKLAQAKRPDLVIDGPLQYDAAIMENVAASKAPDSPVAGKATVFVFPDLNTGNTTYKAVQRSADLVSIGPMLQGMRKPVNDLSRGALVDDIVYTIALTAIQADQADQAEKVIQAEKA
- a CDS encoding acetate kinase → MSKLVLVLNCGSSSLKFAIVDADNGNEHLTGLAECLHLPEARIKWKLDGKHEAQLGDCAAHDEALSFIVDTILASKPELSDALGAIGHRVVHGGEKFTKSVLVDDSVTQGIEDCSALAPLHNPAAIVGIKAAQKAFPALPMSVVFDTAYHQTMPEEAFLYALPYDLYTEHSIRRYGMHGTSHLYIAREAAERLGKPASELNIINCHLGNGASVCAIKDGKSVDTSMGLTPLEGLVMGTRCGDIDPAIIFHLHDTLGYSLDKINTMLTKESGLQGLTQVTSDCRYVEDNYLEKADAARAMGVFCHRLAKYIASYTATLDGRLDAIVFTGGIGENSSPIRELVLNRLGVFGIEVDSEKNLKARFGGEGVITTEESRIPAMVISTNEELIIAEDTARLAGL
- the yfbV gene encoding terminus macrodomain insulation protein YfbV, whose protein sequence is MNTKPGLIHSLRSGQKYMDIWPMRKELSPIFPEHRIIKATRFGIKVMPAVAMISLLMQLSFQNMQAMPQAVVVALFAISLPLQGIWWLGNRSNTKLPPALAGWYRELHQKIQESGFALEPVKAKPRYKELAVLLNRAFRQLDKTALERWF
- a CDS encoding ABC transporter substrate-binding protein, with product MKASQIIATAVITGAALLASTGVIAKTARIAVSQIVEHPALDATRQGLLDGLKAKGYKEGKNLEFDFKTAQGNPAIAVQIARQFVGDRPDVLVGIATPSAQALAAATRDLPIVFTAVTDPVGAKLVSNEEKPGKNITGLSDLSPIAQHVALIKELLPNAKTVGVVYNPGESNSVSLMKLLKESLEANGLELVEATALKSADVQSATQAISAKSDVLYAMIDNTVASAIEGMTIAANQANTPVFGATTTYIEGGAFAALGFDYYQIGVQTADYVVAILEGAKPGDLPVKVAKGSDLIVNKTAADKLGITIPQTVLDRATEIK
- a CDS encoding ABC transporter permease codes for the protein MSAFAFFGALEIGLIYGLVALGVYLTFRVLDFPDLTVDGSFPMGAAVAATGIVAGLDPWLSTFLAVIAASATGWVTAFLAVRCGILHLLASILTMIAAFSINIRIMGRPNIALLGSDTILTPFEAYGDSMYIRPLLVGTLVLLSAWFVVRLLNSDFGLGLRATGVNARMVKAQGGSTAFYTYFCLALSNGFVGFAGALFAQTNSFADVTSGTGTIVVGLAAVILGQTLIPGRKIWIAVTAVIVGSVLYRLAVAFALSSGMFGLQASDLNLVTAVLVAAALIAPKVKGNLKAKKALTPTEGVAAPKPDKESGDVV
- a CDS encoding ABC transporter ATP-binding protein, with product MIHLEDIQVTFNPGTVLENKALRSVSVQVPEHQFLTVIGSNGAGKSTLLGAVTGETPMVGGKVRIDDLDVTRQSVDQRASQCARVFQDPLAGTCGDLTIEENMALAYMRGKRRGWHHSISSKRKKIFQERISILGLGLEDRLSDNIGLLSGGQRQAVSLVMATLSDSKLLLLDEHTAALDPRMAAFVLDLTKKVVKEFNLTVMMVTHSMKDALACGDRTIMLHQGKIVLDVEGVQRANMAVPDLLEMFSKVRGEELTDDSLLLS
- the malZ gene encoding maltodextrin glucosidase: MNPPYLCHVQTTDGLLFKNGLPFKNSALVVTLKTEDLLFDKVQVRHEPDNEESLVEMKPVGKEGRLALWQASIPINSDRDTTHYVFKLILGNNQFWLDARGGQSRIPSKEYHFKYNVNHQPPEWVSEQIFYQIFPDRFCNGNPKISVKSGDYQIRGGTVDVVAKTWGSEIGRYQRASSVEFYGGDLQGIKDKLDYLQDLGVTSLYLNPIFQSNSNHKYDTTDYLNVDPHLGTNQDFADLSKDVHNRGMNIVLDAVFNHTSEEHPWFDKNGKYDVGAYHNVDSPYRHFYLFDGETTSYLGWKGVATLPVLNFENEEVRSYIYQSEQSVIKHWLRAPYAIDGWRFDVIHMLGEGDGAKNNEYYVRQFREAAKSVSSETYVLGEHFFEATQWLQGDQEDGSMNYFGFAHPIRALLAGLDIIYDPISLTPSGFAHWVKEANAKIPWANQLTQLNQLDSHDTTRFLTMLKGDEQKMRMAAVMLLTFVGTPCLYYGTEVGLEGEIDPDNRRCFPWERVATSSWLPFYKGLINARKENIEWQKGAFEILSHSNEHIVYARTLGAEVSIVALSFADNECTIPVWKLGIENAKAQCYFDDNPRAIKHGEFTLSMVQWQCEIIKVSSLT
- the dusC gene encoding tRNA dihydrouridine(16) synthase DusC translates to MRVILGPMEGVLDHLMREMLTDINDYDLCVTEFVRVINRKLPEHVFTRLCPELETDSSTKSGTPIHIQLLGQEPNWMAENAVQAESLGARGIDLNFGCPARLVNRSRGGAALLKDPEQIYKIVKACREAVSNTIPVSAKIRLGWENPEDCFEIVDAIEQAGANEVTIHARTKMGGYKASEIKWDYIKQVKERSTIPIIANGEIWNYQDGQDCIETTGIDSLMVCRGAFNIPNLGNVVKFNHQPMSWEEVVTLLLKYSQYEMKGDKGLYYPNRVKQWLSYLRNEYDQADTLFREVRTFKTASPIISCIEKYQSELG